The Nonlabens spongiae genome contains a region encoding:
- a CDS encoding alpha-2-macroglobulin family protein translates to MRYFLALLTLFLTITSCSEKTEEEKKEEQRNEFFKFRAHISEVTDNLISTSEPITIRLNEPVEGWIPGQELSEDLFETDPSVLGKVKVMDARSLSFIPSEPLEQNTEYEVKFHLGDIIEVGEDLQTFTFRVSTIKQNFIVRTETIAAYDREFQYLDGSISASDLMELTNAKKLVKAKLNGKDLPIKFNENPDLSKYFSFKIDSIRRPVDNDTLLIEWSGDAIKVDDRGSYKVPITGKNNFSVTSIQTVTSGSKHILVTFSDPIKKGQNLDGLVSVSGVEKLQLEVDENELKVFPATSIKGTVQVDVFKGIQSVDGYKLKMPFSQQIAFEQIAPTVSLVKSGTILPSSSRSKINFKAVNLNAVEVWVYKVYEDNVLQFLQNNNLDSDSNLRQVGRPIARQVIDLRESGKDVSVYNTYSLDLKDILQADSGALYRVEFKYHYEYSAYNCAGSTAVTVEEKKKIDFDAPLETTNWDTYQNYYYYYNDYDYDYNWRDREDPCTPSFYRDKSITTNILASDLGIIVKNGSNGRYTFAISNIVSTEPIGGAEVQLFNFQQQEIAKTASNQQGIAEIKTDSRAFFAKVSHGGQVNYVRLDDGNSLPVSKFDTSGKKLEKGLKGYVYGERGVWRPGDNIYLTFVLNDKDNPLPSDHPVKLKFRDPNGKLISTETLKSGLNGFYQFDLGTDDTAPTGNYSASIEVGGVTFNKTIKVENIKPNRLKVELDFKDEVIKSGGNNSIDLSSRWLHGATAKSLKADVTVKLLPTTTNFNKYDSYTFDDPGKFLDVQEQEVFNGRLNSEGKATLNFEPNISGEAPGMLKAYFLTKVYENGGDFSTNVATQEYSPFESYVGIDTPPGDKQRGMLQTDTKHKIDVVTLNEDGSPKAVENLEVKVYKVNWRWWWQSQSGSLSRYEARNYRDQVLSTTVSTSNNGKGQFEFELKYPDWGRYYIRVLDPNSGHSTGKIVYVDWPGWAGKSKKLDPEMASMLVFNADKEKYTAGETARITFPSAAGGRALVSVENGTEVLEAQWVDTSAKQTQVDIQTKKSFVPNVFVNITYLQPHANTANDLPLRMYGVIPLMVENKNTHLEPEIKMPKSLRPESEVNITVSEKNNQSMTYTLAVVDDGLLDLTNFKTPNAWNSFYAREALGVKTWDIYDDVIGAYGGRIDAAFAIGGDGSADAAKAKKANRFKPVVVHLGPFYLPAGESKTHTIKIPKYVGSVRTMVVAGNEDSEAYGMAQETTPVKKPLMMLASLPRKLTPGETVKLPVTVFAMEKSVRDVSIKLKSSPYFELLNGDTQMLSFIETGDQMAYFEVKVKEKIGIAKIDLSASSGSEKASYSTEIDVLNPNPFTTVSNRISVEGNSSQALTIEPFGVLGSNSATLTFSNMPPLDLGRHLNYLIRYPHGCVEQTTSGAFPQLYLPDFVELSSEKKQRISQNIKMAINRLNSFQQPNGGFSYWPGYGRANDWGTSYAGHFLIEAERAGYSLPLSFKSNWIRYQKKAAKEWRNDNGNDLIQAYRLYTLALAGAADLSSMNRFRESGNLSNDSKLRLAACYAIVGQKKAAESLVQSANINFSPSRNDYRTYGSPQRNRAMALETYILTDNREKSRDLMETIAKRLSADDYLNTQAISYSLIAVAQYAKKYAKDPVEVSYELNGNKETLKTDKSTAQRDLEIETDDVQVKISNASSEMVFVNYSVTGKLPVGREQPAQSNLKAVTTYADRDGNRVDINRLNQSTEFIATTTITNKSSLNVNDLAFTRFLPSGWEIVNTRFTDYGDNTGTTGVEYTDIKDDRVNYYFDLNAGKSITLKTVINASYLGKYYLPGTQCEAMYDEEYLVREAGRWVVVER, encoded by the coding sequence ATGAGATATTTTTTAGCCCTACTCACCCTTTTTTTAACCATTACCTCTTGTTCTGAAAAGACTGAAGAAGAAAAAAAAGAGGAACAACGTAACGAGTTTTTTAAGTTTAGGGCTCATATCTCAGAAGTTACGGATAACCTAATTTCTACAAGCGAGCCCATCACCATACGACTCAATGAACCTGTAGAAGGTTGGATACCTGGACAAGAATTATCTGAAGATCTTTTTGAAACAGACCCTAGTGTGCTTGGAAAGGTTAAAGTGATGGACGCTAGGTCTCTTTCTTTTATACCATCAGAACCCTTAGAGCAAAACACGGAATATGAGGTAAAATTCCATCTGGGTGATATTATCGAGGTAGGAGAAGATCTACAAACTTTTACGTTTAGGGTCAGCACCATCAAACAAAATTTTATCGTTCGCACAGAAACAATCGCAGCTTACGATCGGGAGTTTCAATATCTGGATGGATCAATTTCAGCAAGTGATCTTATGGAATTGACAAACGCCAAAAAACTGGTTAAAGCTAAGCTCAATGGTAAGGACCTACCCATCAAATTCAACGAGAACCCAGATTTAAGCAAATATTTTTCATTCAAAATAGACAGCATTAGAAGGCCCGTTGATAACGATACATTGCTTATAGAGTGGAGTGGTGATGCTATCAAAGTTGATGATCGAGGCAGTTACAAAGTTCCCATAACGGGAAAAAACAACTTCTCCGTCACAAGCATTCAGACCGTCACCAGCGGTTCCAAACATATTCTCGTCACTTTTTCTGATCCCATAAAAAAAGGACAGAATCTGGATGGTCTGGTCAGCGTCTCAGGAGTTGAAAAATTACAGCTAGAAGTTGATGAGAACGAGCTTAAGGTTTTTCCCGCTACTTCCATAAAAGGGACAGTTCAAGTTGATGTTTTTAAGGGAATACAAAGTGTAGACGGCTACAAACTTAAAATGCCTTTCTCCCAGCAAATTGCATTTGAACAAATTGCACCTACGGTTTCTCTGGTAAAATCAGGAACCATTCTTCCCTCATCAAGCCGGTCAAAAATCAATTTCAAAGCTGTGAATCTCAACGCTGTTGAGGTCTGGGTGTATAAAGTATATGAGGATAATGTCTTGCAGTTTCTTCAGAATAACAATTTGGATTCAGACTCAAATTTGAGACAGGTGGGACGGCCCATCGCGAGGCAAGTCATTGACTTGAGAGAGTCTGGAAAAGATGTATCTGTCTACAACACTTATTCGTTAGATCTAAAGGATATTTTACAGGCTGATTCCGGAGCTTTATATCGCGTAGAATTCAAATATCATTATGAATACAGCGCCTATAATTGTGCAGGTAGTACGGCGGTTACCGTTGAGGAAAAGAAGAAAATAGATTTTGATGCTCCTTTAGAAACGACTAATTGGGATACTTATCAGAACTATTATTACTACTATAATGATTATGATTACGATTACAACTGGCGTGACCGAGAAGACCCTTGCACACCATCTTTCTATCGTGACAAATCGATTACTACTAATATTTTGGCGAGTGATCTTGGGATCATTGTAAAGAATGGAAGCAACGGTAGATACACTTTTGCCATAAGTAATATTGTCTCTACAGAGCCTATAGGGGGAGCAGAAGTTCAGCTTTTCAACTTCCAGCAGCAAGAAATTGCAAAAACCGCTTCTAATCAGCAGGGGATTGCCGAGATCAAAACGGACTCCAGAGCTTTTTTTGCCAAAGTAAGCCACGGCGGTCAGGTCAACTACGTTCGCCTTGACGACGGAAATTCTCTACCGGTAAGCAAGTTTGACACTTCAGGAAAGAAGCTGGAAAAAGGATTGAAAGGTTACGTTTATGGTGAACGAGGCGTATGGCGACCAGGAGATAATATTTATCTCACTTTCGTCTTGAACGATAAGGACAACCCACTGCCTAGTGACCATCCCGTAAAACTCAAGTTCAGGGACCCGAATGGCAAATTGATCAGCACAGAAACACTTAAGTCAGGTTTAAACGGCTTTTATCAGTTTGATCTGGGAACAGATGATACCGCACCTACTGGAAACTACAGCGCAAGCATTGAGGTAGGAGGTGTCACTTTCAATAAAACGATCAAAGTTGAAAATATAAAACCCAACCGTCTTAAAGTCGAGCTTGATTTTAAGGATGAGGTAATCAAGAGCGGCGGAAACAACTCGATTGATCTTTCCTCACGATGGCTGCATGGAGCTACGGCAAAATCGCTCAAGGCAGATGTAACGGTCAAGCTTTTACCTACCACTACAAATTTCAATAAATACGACAGCTACACCTTTGATGATCCGGGTAAGTTTTTGGATGTTCAAGAGCAAGAAGTCTTCAACGGCCGTCTCAATTCTGAAGGAAAAGCAACCCTGAATTTTGAGCCCAATATCAGCGGTGAAGCGCCAGGAATGCTGAAAGCTTATTTTTTGACTAAAGTGTATGAAAACGGTGGCGATTTCAGTACTAATGTGGCGACTCAAGAATACTCTCCGTTTGAATCCTATGTAGGTATCGACACGCCTCCTGGCGACAAACAACGCGGCATGCTGCAAACCGATACCAAACATAAAATAGACGTCGTAACACTTAATGAGGACGGATCGCCTAAAGCAGTTGAAAATCTAGAGGTTAAAGTCTATAAGGTGAACTGGAGATGGTGGTGGCAGAGCCAGTCGGGCAGCCTCTCACGCTACGAGGCGCGTAATTACCGCGATCAGGTTTTGAGCACTACGGTAAGTACCAGCAATAATGGAAAAGGTCAGTTTGAGTTTGAGCTGAAATATCCAGACTGGGGCAGGTATTATATACGCGTTTTGGATCCCAATTCAGGGCATTCTACAGGTAAAATTGTTTACGTGGACTGGCCCGGATGGGCAGGAAAGAGTAAAAAATTGGATCCAGAAATGGCCTCCATGCTTGTTTTCAATGCAGATAAGGAAAAATATACCGCTGGAGAAACGGCTCGCATCACATTCCCTTCGGCTGCTGGAGGTCGCGCCCTGGTAAGTGTTGAAAATGGAACTGAGGTTCTAGAAGCACAATGGGTGGACACATCAGCAAAACAAACCCAAGTCGATATCCAGACCAAAAAGAGTTTTGTTCCTAACGTTTTTGTGAACATTACCTATTTACAACCGCACGCCAATACCGCAAACGATTTACCCTTGCGTATGTATGGAGTCATTCCGCTTATGGTGGAGAACAAGAACACGCATCTAGAACCCGAGATCAAGATGCCGAAATCCTTGCGACCAGAAAGCGAAGTAAATATCACGGTGAGTGAGAAAAACAATCAATCCATGACCTACACGCTTGCTGTGGTAGATGACGGTTTGCTGGATTTAACTAATTTCAAGACACCTAACGCATGGAATTCCTTCTATGCCCGCGAGGCACTGGGTGTAAAAACCTGGGATATCTACGATGATGTGATCGGTGCTTACGGTGGGCGAATCGACGCGGCCTTTGCCATAGGTGGTGATGGCAGCGCAGATGCCGCAAAGGCTAAAAAAGCCAATCGTTTCAAACCCGTAGTTGTGCATTTGGGTCCTTTCTATCTCCCAGCTGGCGAGAGCAAAACCCACACGATTAAGATTCCTAAATATGTAGGGTCGGTGAGGACTATGGTTGTTGCTGGAAATGAAGACAGCGAGGCTTATGGAATGGCACAAGAAACCACGCCGGTGAAAAAACCCTTGATGATGCTGGCATCGCTTCCGCGAAAGCTGACTCCGGGAGAGACGGTGAAATTACCGGTAACTGTTTTTGCTATGGAAAAATCGGTTAGGGATGTTTCCATCAAACTCAAATCATCGCCCTATTTTGAATTGCTCAACGGTGATACCCAAATGCTTTCATTTATCGAAACCGGTGACCAGATGGCTTATTTTGAAGTCAAGGTAAAAGAGAAAATCGGTATTGCAAAAATTGATCTCAGCGCTTCCAGTGGCTCAGAAAAAGCCAGCTACAGTACGGAAATCGATGTGCTCAATCCTAATCCATTTACCACGGTTTCAAACCGCATTTCTGTAGAAGGCAACAGTTCTCAAGCATTGACTATTGAGCCTTTTGGCGTGCTGGGAAGCAACAGCGCCACGCTTACGTTCTCAAACATGCCTCCACTGGATTTGGGTAGACACTTGAATTATCTGATCCGGTATCCGCACGGTTGTGTGGAGCAGACCACGAGTGGTGCATTCCCACAGCTTTATCTGCCAGATTTTGTCGAGCTATCTTCTGAGAAGAAACAACGCATTTCCCAAAACATAAAAATGGCGATCAACCGCTTGAACAGTTTCCAGCAGCCCAATGGTGGTTTCTCCTACTGGCCGGGTTACGGTCGCGCAAACGACTGGGGAACAAGTTATGCCGGGCATTTCTTGATCGAGGCAGAGCGTGCGGGTTACAGCCTTCCGCTCTCTTTTAAGAGCAACTGGATCAGGTACCAGAAAAAAGCAGCAAAGGAATGGCGCAATGATAACGGCAACGACCTCATTCAGGCGTATCGTTTATATACCTTGGCGCTTGCTGGTGCCGCAGATCTTTCTTCTATGAACCGCTTTCGCGAAAGCGGAAACCTTTCCAACGACTCTAAACTACGACTGGCAGCCTGCTATGCGATCGTGGGGCAGAAAAAGGCAGCTGAGTCGCTTGTCCAAAGCGCTAACATTAATTTCTCGCCCAGTCGTAACGATTACCGCACGTACGGTAGTCCACAAAGAAACAGGGCGATGGCGCTGGAAACTTATATTTTGACTGACAACAGGGAAAAATCTAGAGATCTCATGGAGACGATTGCCAAGCGCCTCTCAGCAGACGATTACCTGAACACTCAGGCGATTTCTTACAGCCTGATTGCTGTGGCGCAATACGCTAAAAAATATGCCAAAGATCCTGTTGAGGTAAGCTACGAGCTCAACGGAAATAAAGAAACACTCAAAACCGATAAAAGCACAGCCCAGCGCGACCTTGAAATTGAAACGGACGATGTCCAAGTGAAAATTTCAAATGCCTCAAGCGAGATGGTTTTTGTCAATTATTCGGTGACCGGGAAATTACCTGTAGGTCGTGAACAGCCCGCTCAGAGCAATTTAAAGGCCGTTACCACTTATGCAGATCGAGATGGGAACCGAGTGGATATCAACCGCTTGAATCAATCTACCGAGTTCATCGCTACCACAACGATAACTAACAAATCCAGCCTGAATGTCAATGATTTGGCTTTTACGCGTTTTCTACCATCGGGTTGGGAAATTGTGAACACTCGCTTCACTGATTATGGAGATAACACTGGCACGACTGGAGTTGAATATACTGATATCAAAGACGATCGGGTGAACTACTACTTTGACCTGAATGCCGGCAAAAGCATCACACTCAAAACGGTCATCAACGCCAGTTACCTCGGTAAATATTACTTGCCGGGAACGCAATGCGAAGCCATGTATGACGAAGAGTACCTCGTACGTGAAGCTGGCCGCTGGGTGGTCGTGGAGCGGTAG
- a CDS encoding acyl-CoA dehydrogenase family protein: MSIFSKIKGTMNLLKKVDLDQLAELNQKIDLSKVMETVGNLDDRQLAGLMKMLSTKKKKGQSKLPPIDGDFYDLSLKLNEKQREIQLKVRNFMEDEVQPIANDYWNRAEFPHDLIPKMAKLNIAGIAYKGYGCPDMDFITEGIIAEEIARVDVSISTFFGVHSGLAMGSIYLCGSEEQKQEWLPQMARMEKIGAFGLTEPDTGSGIAGGMETTCRKEGDNWILNGQKKWIGNATFADVVVIWARDEDSGRVKGFLVRKGNPNFHAEKMPDKMALRTVQNAVITLTNCAVPESDRLQEANSFKDTAKVLRMTRAGVAWQAVGCARGAYENALKYTKKREQFGRPIASFQLVQNHLVEMISNLTSMQTLCFRLSEMQDEGILKDEHASLAKVICSMRTRDIVSRAREVMGGNGILLEHNVARFVADAEAIYSYEGTKEINSLIVGRAITGYSAFVS, translated from the coding sequence ATGTCGATTTTCTCCAAGATAAAAGGAACCATGAACCTACTGAAGAAGGTGGATCTGGATCAACTTGCCGAACTCAACCAAAAGATTGATCTCTCAAAAGTCATGGAAACAGTAGGCAATCTGGACGATCGGCAGCTGGCAGGCCTGATGAAAATGCTGTCTACCAAAAAGAAAAAAGGACAAAGCAAACTACCTCCCATAGATGGTGATTTCTACGATCTGAGCTTAAAACTGAATGAAAAGCAGCGTGAAATCCAGCTCAAGGTGCGTAATTTTATGGAAGATGAGGTGCAACCCATAGCAAACGATTACTGGAACCGCGCCGAGTTTCCACACGACTTGATTCCTAAAATGGCGAAGCTCAACATCGCTGGAATCGCCTACAAAGGCTACGGTTGTCCGGATATGGACTTCATAACAGAAGGAATCATCGCCGAGGAAATCGCAAGAGTAGATGTTTCTATTTCCACATTTTTTGGCGTACACAGCGGCCTGGCAATGGGATCGATCTATCTATGTGGTAGCGAAGAGCAGAAGCAAGAATGGCTGCCACAAATGGCGCGTATGGAGAAGATAGGCGCCTTTGGACTTACAGAACCCGATACGGGCAGCGGAATCGCAGGCGGTATGGAAACGACCTGTCGTAAAGAAGGCGACAATTGGATCCTCAATGGTCAGAAAAAATGGATCGGTAACGCCACTTTTGCAGATGTGGTCGTGATCTGGGCACGTGATGAGGACAGCGGCAGAGTGAAAGGCTTTCTCGTCAGAAAAGGTAACCCCAATTTTCATGCAGAGAAAATGCCTGATAAAATGGCATTACGTACGGTTCAAAATGCCGTCATTACGCTAACTAATTGCGCTGTTCCCGAGAGCGATCGTCTTCAGGAAGCCAACTCCTTTAAAGACACTGCAAAAGTACTGCGCATGACGCGAGCCGGCGTAGCCTGGCAAGCGGTAGGATGCGCACGTGGTGCATATGAAAATGCATTGAAGTATACGAAGAAGCGAGAGCAGTTTGGTCGACCTATCGCCAGCTTTCAGTTGGTTCAAAACCATTTGGTCGAGATGATTTCTAACCTGACCAGTATGCAAACTTTGTGTTTTCGCTTGAGCGAAATGCAGGATGAAGGAATTCTCAAAGATGAACACGCCTCGCTTGCCAAGGTCATTTGTTCCATGCGCACTCGCGATATCGTTTCCCGCGCTCGCGAGGTCATGGGCGGTAATGGTATTTTACTGGAACACAACGTCGCTCGTTTCGTCGCCGATGCCGAGGCCATCTACAGCTATGAGGGTACCAAGGAAATCAATAGCCTGATCGTTGGAAGAGCAATCACGGGTTATAGTGCTTTTGTGAGTTGA
- a CDS encoding MAE_28990/MAE_18760 family HEPN-like nuclease yields the protein MNTDLLWTEIETELSWRTSELRFLKNQISLLTEEKDRRILRRSAVLMLYSHFEGFFKFAFNLYIRSINDMNLECREVNSNILVSSLNDIFKALKNPNSKSRIFRKLLPDDSKLHSFARNVEFIEKLDECLNLKVTVSPNIIDTESNLKPKVLSKLLYSLGMDHNLFREENGQINQLLNIRNKIAHGESKAGLTKEVFETKYNLTVDLLERIKRKIMKSLIEKQFMKVA from the coding sequence ATGAATACTGATTTACTATGGACGGAAATTGAAACTGAATTGAGCTGGAGAACAAGCGAGCTGAGATTTTTGAAAAATCAGATTTCTCTTTTAACAGAAGAAAAAGATAGAAGGATCCTTCGTAGATCAGCCGTATTGATGCTTTATTCTCATTTTGAAGGGTTTTTTAAGTTCGCTTTTAATCTTTACATTCGTTCAATAAACGATATGAATTTGGAATGTCGTGAAGTTAATTCCAATATTTTGGTAAGTTCATTGAATGATATTTTTAAGGCTTTGAAGAATCCAAATAGTAAATCTCGAATATTTAGAAAGTTACTTCCAGATGATTCTAAATTACACAGTTTCGCTCGAAATGTTGAGTTTATTGAAAAGCTGGATGAATGCTTAAATCTTAAGGTAACTGTCTCACCGAATATTATTGATACTGAATCAAATTTAAAACCCAAAGTATTAAGCAAATTACTATACAGCTTAGGAATGGATCATAATCTATTTAGAGAAGAGAACGGTCAAATCAATCAACTGTTAAACATTAGAAATAAGATCGCTCATGGTGAATCGAAAGCTGGTCTTACTAAAGAAGTATTTGAGACAAAATATAATTTGACCGTAGATTTATTAGAGAGAATCAAGAGAAAAATCATGAAGTCCTTGATTGAAAAACAATTCATGAAAGTAGCTTAA